Part of the Propionimicrobium sp. PCR01-08-3 genome, GGGTGCCCGTAGGCTTAACTATGGCGGAACGCGCAGTGCAGGTAGTGGTGACCGGACGCGTCCAGGGCGTGGGATTCCGGTGGTCGGCGGCAGATCATGCCGATTCTCTCGGCGTCAACGGTTGGGTACGTAACCTCTACGACGGTTCTGTCGAGGCCTGGATCGAGGGCGACGACGACAAGGTCGCGCAGATGATCGAGTGGATGCGCGACGGCCCGGGCTGGGCGAGTGTCGACACCTACCAGGTGAGCGAACAGTCCCCGAGCGGCATCAACGGCTTCCGCGTGAGGTAGCCGGACGCAATTGTGTCGCGGCACCGAGTCAGGTGTTCTTGGCTGGGACGAAGCTGTGGAACCTTGTGTAGTACTGGTCTTGA contains:
- a CDS encoding acylphosphatase, yielding MAERAVQVVVTGRVQGVGFRWSAADHADSLGVNGWVRNLYDGSVEAWIEGDDDKVAQMIEWMRDGPGWASVDTYQVSEQSPSGINGFRVR